From a region of the Chitinophaga caseinilytica genome:
- a CDS encoding S41 family peptidase — protein MRRIWMLAAGLMAATVARALPATQDSLKNVTPAPVFTPVQLAEDYQVFSSALREAHAGLYRYTSRTEMDALLGKGAAGIRKGMTELEFFRFLFPILANIKDGHTKLHRQNRPDDWYAFHQTGLFPLRLYIRDGRAFVTGGGIEAGAEVLKINGQPLSSIIKKLSDIVLSDAGGQSAKFRELEKFFAGYYATFFGPRSEFEIQYKEVMGKRVTRKLEGITVAQLPPLPVPDTPAFRLSWPEEKTAFLRISGFHEMPGIVPAAFAEIKSKGADRLIIDVRDNEGGADRMGVQLLSYLAKQPFHYYQKLTVAGIGPYSFAQYATFPPGMEDLKQFIQKVGDEYHFTASEGLGEKQPAAENVFSGKVCILQNGGSFSVTGEFAAAARAMGIKTVGDESGGGRTGNTSGGFAIVTLPHSKLTLAVPLMGYYMHGAEAGPGGVPADVTVLPTVRDVLEGRDVVFQEALKMLHAQ, from the coding sequence ATGCGTAGAATTTGGATGCTCGCCGCCGGCCTCATGGCGGCCACCGTTGCCAGGGCGCTTCCCGCAACGCAGGACAGCCTCAAAAACGTTACCCCCGCGCCCGTGTTCACCCCCGTTCAACTGGCGGAAGATTACCAGGTTTTCAGTAGCGCCCTCCGCGAAGCCCACGCCGGCCTTTATCGCTACACCTCCCGCACCGAAATGGACGCACTCCTCGGCAAAGGCGCCGCCGGTATTCGAAAAGGCATGACGGAACTGGAGTTTTTCAGGTTTTTATTCCCGATCCTGGCCAATATCAAAGACGGACATACGAAACTCCATCGCCAAAACCGGCCCGACGACTGGTACGCATTCCATCAAACGGGGCTATTCCCCCTCCGGTTATACATCCGCGATGGCCGCGCGTTCGTGACGGGCGGCGGGATCGAAGCCGGTGCGGAAGTCCTGAAAATCAACGGGCAGCCGCTGTCTTCCATCATCAAGAAATTATCAGACATCGTGCTGTCCGACGCCGGCGGCCAAAGCGCGAAATTCCGGGAGCTGGAAAAGTTCTTCGCCGGGTATTATGCCACTTTCTTCGGTCCGCGTAGCGAATTCGAAATACAATACAAGGAAGTGATGGGCAAACGCGTGACCCGCAAACTGGAAGGGATCACCGTTGCGCAACTACCGCCGCTCCCCGTGCCCGACACGCCCGCGTTCCGGCTCAGCTGGCCCGAGGAGAAGACGGCTTTTCTCCGTATCAGCGGTTTCCATGAAATGCCGGGCATCGTACCGGCCGCGTTCGCAGAAATCAAATCCAAAGGCGCAGACCGGCTCATCATCGATGTGCGCGATAATGAAGGCGGCGCCGACCGGATGGGCGTGCAATTACTGTCGTACCTCGCCAAGCAGCCGTTCCATTATTATCAAAAGCTGACGGTGGCCGGCATCGGGCCGTATTCCTTTGCGCAATACGCCACTTTCCCCCCGGGGATGGAGGACCTGAAACAGTTCATTCAAAAAGTGGGCGACGAATATCATTTTACCGCCAGCGAAGGCCTGGGCGAAAAGCAGCCTGCGGCGGAAAACGTTTTTAGCGGAAAGGTGTGCATCCTGCAGAATGGCGGCAGCTTCTCCGTGACCGGGGAATTTGCGGCCGCGGCCCGCGCGATGGGTATAAAAACCGTCGGCGACGAAAGCGGTGGCGGCCGCACCGGCAATACCAGCGGAGGTTTCGCGATCGTGACGCTGCCGCATTCCAAACTCACGCTGGCCGTGCCACTGATGGGATATTACATGCACGGGGCGGAAGCGGGGCCCGGCGGCGTGCCGGCCGATGTAACCGTGCTGCCCACGGTACGAGATGTGCTGGAAGGGCGCGATGTCGTTTTCCAGGAAGCCCTGAAAATGCTGCATGCCCAATAG
- a CDS encoding helix-turn-helix domain-containing protein, producing MQTVDTSLLFRYFVVAGLINTAVAVVLLLVRRRRSAPFLLLLALMMLVSFQALLNAFDHRAFFLAFPHLSRVSWLNLSLFGPLVYLLTRKMTGDGPRFYLRDAWHGIPFLVALGVLSPWFFQSADAKRQQLMDFEGLSKLDFGWMNQVNLCMISVYLLAAVYRMISWKRTLPADAPPQQALRLRWLQLFLTSLLVILGISALGFFGRKWDLPGITHFYHYNYAAIVVLVYWLTWKCQHMPELFTEEEKSEAKKYRKSGLAEPVLLFENLRRFMQENRPYLDPELTHTALADLLGVKRHHLSQVINAHSGGSYFDFVNGYRVEAVKRMLADPRNHHLSILGIAMECGFQNKATFNAAFRKMTGTTPSAWQKDWMEMRYEPMGAVDGTRRGS from the coding sequence ATGCAAACCGTAGATACTTCCCTGCTTTTCCGGTACTTCGTAGTCGCTGGATTGATCAATACCGCCGTAGCCGTGGTGCTCCTGCTCGTTCGCCGGCGGCGCTCCGCGCCTTTCCTGCTGCTGCTGGCACTGATGATGCTGGTGTCTTTCCAGGCGCTCCTCAATGCGTTCGACCATCGCGCTTTCTTCCTCGCCTTCCCGCACCTGAGCCGGGTTTCGTGGTTGAACCTCAGTCTTTTCGGTCCGCTGGTGTACCTGCTCACCCGCAAAATGACCGGCGACGGGCCGCGGTTTTACCTCCGGGATGCATGGCATGGTATTCCTTTCCTGGTGGCATTGGGTGTGCTCAGTCCCTGGTTTTTTCAATCTGCGGATGCGAAGCGGCAACAATTGATGGATTTTGAGGGATTGTCGAAGCTGGATTTTGGGTGGATGAACCAGGTGAATTTATGCATGATCTCCGTGTACCTGTTGGCGGCGGTTTACCGGATGATAAGCTGGAAGCGCACGTTGCCGGCAGATGCTCCGCCCCAGCAAGCCCTGCGGCTCCGCTGGCTGCAATTGTTCCTGACGAGCCTGCTGGTAATATTGGGGATCTCCGCGCTGGGGTTCTTCGGCCGGAAGTGGGACCTGCCCGGCATCACGCATTTCTACCATTATAATTACGCCGCCATCGTGGTGCTGGTGTACTGGCTCACCTGGAAATGCCAGCACATGCCTGAACTGTTTACGGAAGAAGAAAAATCGGAAGCGAAGAAATACCGCAAATCCGGCCTCGCCGAACCCGTTTTGCTGTTCGAAAACCTTCGCCGGTTTATGCAGGAAAACCGTCCCTACCTCGATCCGGAGTTGACGCATACGGCGCTGGCGGATCTGCTCGGCGTGAAGCGCCACCATCTTTCACAGGTCATCAATGCACATTCCGGCGGCAGCTATTTCGATTTCGTGAACGGTTACCGGGTGGAGGCGGTGAAGCGCATGCTGGCCGATCCGCGAAATCACCACCTCAGCATCCTGGGCATCGCCATGGAATGCGGGTTCCAGAACAAGGCCACTTTCAATGCCGCTTTCCGCAAGATGACGGGGACCACACCTTCCGCGTGGCAAAAAGATTGGATGGAAATGAGGTATGAGCCGATGGGCGCGGTCGACGGAACGCGCCGTGGTAGCTAG
- a CDS encoding TIM-barrel domain-containing protein: MIGRMLSLCLLITATTAAQQVVTPGNVTGVNINGQTIRITTAHAKAEITAWSHNVVRVRMDRQELGKDFSYAVVATPEKFAPVITQNENEIRLETDSLVARIGKKPFSVSFLTKSGEVLQADEPGLGTSWIGEEVTAYKTMQDGERFLGLGEKTGNLDRRGSSYTNWNTDAFGYTVNQDPIYATIPFYIGVHHGKSYGLFFDNSFRTNFNFGASNNRFASFSANSGEMNYYFIHHPEVAGIIAAYTWLTGRMPMPPMWSLGYQQNRYSYYPEAEVMRIAQTLREKQIPADGITLDIHYMDAYKLFTWNKQRFPDPAGMNARLRKMGFRTTVIVDPGIKTEANYHAYESGKKADIFIKYSDGQYYTGQVWPGWCHFPDFTGAKGRSWWKDQVKGYVDAGVDGLWNDMNEIATWGQNMPDNVLFDFEGRTATHREAHNVYGSAMVRASYEGARAAMQGRRPFILTRAGYAGLQRYTAIWTGDNRAEDDHMLLGVRLMNSLGLSGVAFSGMDIGGFTGNGSPALYARWIQLGAFLPYCRSHTGINTKSAEPWAFGEEVLEIARNYINLRYRLLPYLYSGFHEASATGMPIMRTLAIGYTHDPLVYDPRFQNQFLLGDGILVAPFDSKQTYAPVYLPGGAWYNLYNDAKETPGEKMLTLGMHTLPVYIRESSIIPMQSLVQSTAEKPTDTLFLHVYKGARSHRFEYYEDDGETFAYEKGASFRRVIRYEPAEGNLVLEQPQNGVPSHFRQIQLVLHGFGNSTAKVNGTERNLVAGEWVAVQPVSRFDPQGVANPVVKCAVKTLTLPNNDQSITVNVE; the protein is encoded by the coding sequence ATGATCGGTAGAATGTTGAGCCTGTGCCTTCTCATCACCGCCACCACAGCGGCACAGCAGGTAGTGACGCCCGGGAATGTGACCGGCGTGAACATCAACGGCCAAACCATCCGCATCACCACCGCACATGCCAAAGCGGAAATTACCGCCTGGTCGCACAACGTGGTGCGCGTGCGGATGGACCGGCAGGAACTGGGGAAGGATTTTTCCTACGCGGTGGTGGCCACACCGGAAAAATTCGCGCCAGTCATCACCCAGAATGAAAACGAGATCAGGCTGGAAACGGATTCGCTTGTGGCGCGCATCGGCAAAAAGCCTTTCTCCGTCAGCTTTCTCACGAAGAGCGGCGAAGTGCTGCAGGCCGATGAACCGGGGCTCGGCACCTCCTGGATCGGCGAAGAAGTGACGGCCTATAAAACCATGCAGGACGGCGAGCGGTTCCTGGGGCTGGGAGAAAAAACCGGCAACCTCGACCGCCGTGGTAGCTCCTACACCAACTGGAACACCGATGCGTTCGGGTACACCGTCAACCAGGACCCCATCTACGCCACGATCCCGTTTTATATCGGCGTCCATCACGGCAAAAGCTACGGCCTGTTTTTCGATAACAGCTTCCGGACGAATTTCAACTTCGGCGCCAGCAACAACCGTTTCGCGTCGTTTTCCGCGAACAGCGGGGAAATGAATTACTATTTCATCCATCACCCCGAAGTGGCGGGCATTATTGCGGCTTACACCTGGCTAACCGGCCGCATGCCGATGCCGCCGATGTGGAGCCTCGGGTATCAGCAGAACAGATACAGTTATTATCCGGAAGCCGAAGTGATGCGGATCGCACAAACGCTGCGGGAAAAACAGATACCGGCAGACGGCATCACGCTCGACATCCACTACATGGACGCCTACAAGCTCTTCACCTGGAACAAACAGCGCTTCCCCGACCCCGCAGGCATGAACGCCCGCCTGCGGAAAATGGGATTCCGCACCACGGTGATCGTTGACCCCGGTATCAAAACCGAAGCCAATTATCACGCTTACGAAAGCGGGAAAAAGGCGGACATTTTCATCAAATATTCCGATGGACAGTATTACACCGGCCAGGTGTGGCCCGGCTGGTGCCACTTCCCCGATTTCACAGGGGCCAAAGGCCGCAGCTGGTGGAAAGATCAGGTGAAAGGATATGTGGATGCGGGCGTGGATGGGCTTTGGAACGATATGAACGAGATCGCCACATGGGGGCAGAACATGCCCGACAATGTGCTGTTCGATTTCGAGGGAAGAACGGCCACCCATCGCGAAGCGCATAATGTATACGGATCGGCCATGGTGCGTGCGAGCTATGAAGGCGCACGCGCTGCCATGCAGGGACGCCGGCCTTTCATCCTGACCCGCGCCGGTTACGCCGGCTTGCAACGCTACACCGCCATCTGGACGGGCGACAATCGCGCGGAGGACGATCACATGCTGCTGGGCGTGCGGCTGATGAACAGTCTGGGCCTGAGCGGCGTGGCGTTTTCCGGGATGGACATCGGTGGGTTCACGGGGAACGGATCTCCCGCCCTGTACGCCCGCTGGATCCAGCTGGGCGCATTTTTACCGTATTGCCGCAGTCACACTGGCATCAACACCAAATCCGCCGAGCCCTGGGCATTCGGGGAGGAAGTCCTGGAAATCGCGCGGAACTACATCAACCTGCGCTACCGCCTCCTGCCGTACCTTTATTCCGGCTTCCACGAAGCCAGCGCCACCGGCATGCCGATCATGCGCACCCTCGCCATCGGCTACACGCACGACCCCCTCGTCTACGATCCCCGCTTCCAGAACCAGTTCCTCCTCGGCGATGGTATCCTGGTAGCACCGTTCGACAGCAAGCAAACCTACGCGCCGGTATACCTTCCCGGCGGCGCCTGGTACAATTTATACAACGACGCGAAGGAAACGCCCGGCGAAAAAATGTTGACACTGGGCATGCACACCCTGCCCGTGTACATCCGCGAAAGCAGCATCATTCCGATGCAGTCGCTCGTGCAGTCGACGGCTGAAAAGCCTACGGACACGCTGTTCCTGCATGTTTACAAAGGTGCGCGCAGCCATCGTTTCGAGTATTACGAAGACGATGGTGAAACGTTCGCGTATGAAAAAGGTGCGAGCTTCCGGCGGGTGATAAGATATGAGCCGGCTGAAGGGAACTTGGTGCTGGAGCAGCCGCAAAACGGTGTCCCGTCTCACTTCCGGCAGATACAGCTCGTGTTGCATGGGTTCGGGAACAGCACGGCGAAAGTGAATGGCACGGAGCGGAATTTAGTCGCGGGAGAATGGGTGGCGGTACAGCCGGTGTCGCGCTTCGATCCGCAGGGTGTTGCCAACCCGGTGGTGAAATGCGCGGTGAAAACGCTGACGCTACCGAACAACGATCAGTCCATAACTGTAAACGTGGAATAA
- a CDS encoding LytTR family DNA-binding domain-containing protein, whose product MLTLQTPVPDIRDIAQMLEQLLKKQAYKERFAIKRGQTIISVPVQDIAYFFSRDKISYIKTHDGKEYYLSMSLGEIEKCVSPDMFFRATRQLIVSYPAISRINVWWNGKLKLDIRPEHPTTEIIISREKVAGFKAWLGE is encoded by the coding sequence ATGCTTACTTTACAAACCCCAGTCCCCGACATCCGGGACATCGCGCAAATGCTCGAACAACTGTTGAAAAAACAGGCCTACAAAGAACGCTTCGCCATCAAACGTGGTCAAACCATCATTTCCGTACCGGTGCAGGACATCGCGTATTTCTTTTCCCGCGACAAGATCAGTTATATAAAAACGCACGACGGGAAGGAATATTATCTGTCGATGTCGTTGGGCGAGATCGAAAAGTGCGTATCGCCCGACATGTTTTTCCGCGCCACGCGCCAGCTCATCGTCAGCTACCCGGCTATTTCGCGGATCAATGTATGGTGGAACGGCAAGCTGAAGCTGGATATCCGGCCGGAGCACCCCACTACGGAGATCATCATCAGCCGCGAGAAAGTAGCCGGTTTCAAGGCCTGGCTCGGCGAGTAG